A part of Pseudomonadota bacterium genomic DNA contains:
- the glmU gene encoding bifunctional UDP-N-acetylglucosamine diphosphorylase/glucosamine-1-phosphate N-acetyltransferase GlmU, with the protein MKLRTLILAAGRGTRMRSSLPKVLQPLAGRPLLEHVINVADELDAVGVHVVYGYGGDQVKSAMAHREVEWHEQAEQLGTGHAVDQAMPAVNDDDIVLVLYGDVPLIQSNTLQTLVDLAGNDTLALLTVRMDNPHGYGRIVRNDVGDVQRIVEQKDTNDDEKAITEVNTGVLACRGGLLRGWINALDNDNSQKEYYLTDVVALAVKDAVSVKAFITPNVEESFGINDKKHLAEAEAMYRRRVADRLLEQGVTLVDPNRIDVRGELTCGQDVFIDANVTFIGKVKLADGVQIGPNCVITDTQIEDGTVIHPNCVIEKAHFGPHCQIGPFVRVRPETFLGSQVKLGNFVEVKKSAIAKGSKVNHLSYVGDTTMGEMCNLGAGTITCNYDGANKHKTRIHDGVFVGSGTQLVAPVEVGEGAFIGAGSVISKDAPAGKLTLARGRQVTLEKWSKPVKDKT; encoded by the coding sequence ATGAAGTTACGTACACTCATACTGGCTGCAGGACGCGGCACTCGCATGCGCTCCTCCTTGCCCAAAGTGCTGCAGCCGCTCGCGGGACGGCCGTTGCTTGAGCACGTTATTAATGTGGCCGACGAGCTGGATGCGGTGGGTGTGCACGTGGTGTACGGCTATGGTGGTGACCAGGTCAAATCGGCCATGGCGCACCGCGAAGTCGAGTGGCACGAACAGGCTGAACAATTGGGCACCGGTCATGCAGTGGACCAAGCCATGCCCGCCGTGAACGACGACGACATCGTACTCGTGCTCTACGGCGATGTGCCGCTCATTCAGTCCAACACACTGCAAACGCTGGTCGACTTAGCCGGCAACGACACGTTGGCGTTGCTCACTGTGCGTATGGATAACCCGCACGGCTACGGCCGCATTGTGCGCAACGACGTCGGTGACGTGCAGCGCATCGTTGAACAAAAAGACACTAACGATGATGAGAAAGCCATCACGGAAGTGAATACTGGCGTGCTCGCGTGTCGCGGTGGTTTACTGCGCGGCTGGATTAATGCGCTGGATAACGACAACAGTCAAAAAGAGTACTACCTCACCGATGTGGTCGCCCTAGCGGTCAAAGACGCGGTTTCGGTGAAAGCGTTTATTACGCCCAATGTCGAAGAGTCATTCGGCATTAACGATAAGAAACACCTGGCCGAAGCCGAAGCGATGTACCGTCGACGCGTGGCGGATCGGTTGCTTGAACAGGGTGTGACGCTGGTTGATCCGAACCGAATTGATGTGCGCGGTGAGCTCACCTGCGGACAGGATGTCTTCATCGATGCCAATGTGACCTTCATTGGCAAAGTAAAACTGGCCGACGGCGTGCAGATCGGACCCAACTGTGTGATTACCGATACTCAAATCGAAGACGGCACCGTCATTCACCCCAATTGTGTGATTGAGAAAGCGCACTTTGGACCGCACTGCCAAATCGGCCCGTTTGTGCGCGTGCGCCCCGAGACGTTCCTGGGGAGCCAAGTAAAGCTTGGCAACTTTGTGGAGGTGAAAAAGAGCGCGATTGCCAAAGGCAGCAAGGTCAATCACCTCAGCTACGTGGGTGACACGACTATGGGCGAGATGTGCAACCTAGGCGCGGGCACCATTACCTGTAACTACGACGGCGCCAACAAACACAAAACCCGCATACATGACGGCGTGTTTGTGGGATCGGGCACACAGCTGGTCGCGCCGGTTGAAGTCGGCGAAGGTGCATTTATCGGCGCCGGCAGCGTCATTTCCAAAGACGCGCCGGCCGGCAAACTGACGCTGGCTCGCGGGCGACAGGTGACGCTCGAAAAATGGAGTAAGCCGGTTAAGGACAAGACGTAG